In Nicotiana tabacum cultivar K326 chromosome 11, ASM71507v2, whole genome shotgun sequence, a single window of DNA contains:
- the LOC107789740 gene encoding uncharacterized protein LOC107789740: MPVELQNLYLGNIAESKYFRTYSRTYNNMFAFTSLGVNYDRVLAKRNRGIYTFKVQGQIYHFINDLIPSGRKEKNLQLYFYDIENEIRNRMSLSDKFNEAVVKKLMEILKVNPYSTFLKSLTDIPELSDFYIALKSNSGLDQRTYNLPTSSEVGAIWIEEQTNNKISTPHIRIYTHSNRSQLVNYYYGCYDSLQYPLLFSYGQNGWHCGIKKIKKIYSHSNHQIYYECEQLPSILNMTSIDGLLDMESEVLSKGKRKRETVSCREYYCYKIQIRENEPNETLHSGRVFQQYIVDQYIKLETQRLDFFSFNQDLFRTAVLQGILDLLRQGERDASNIEKKIFFLLVLLEAQEIYVDDIWMLLHWYNVMENPTYS, encoded by the coding sequence ATGCCTGTAGAGTTACAGAATTTATATTTAGGCAACATTGCAGAATCTAAATATTTTCGTACTTATAGTAGAACCTATAATAATATGTTTGCATTCACCTCCCTTGGTGTTAATTATGATAGAGTATTAGCAAAGAGAAATCGTGGTATATATACATTTAAAGTTCAAGGACAAATATATCACTTTATTAACGATTTAATTCCTtctggaagaaaagaaaaaaatttacaATTGTACTTTTATGATATCGAAAATGAGATAAGGAATCGAATGAGCTTATCAGACAAGTTTAATGAAGCAGTTGTCAAGAAACTGATGGAAATACTAAAGGTTAATCCATATTCTACATTTCTAAAGTCATTAACAGATATTCCAGAATTATCTGACTTCTATATTGCACTTAAATCTAATTCTGGTTTAGACCAAAGAACATACAACTTACCTACTTCATCCGAAGTTGGGGCAATATGGATAGaagaacaaacaaacaacaaaattTCCACTCCGCATATTCGAATATACACTCATAGTAACAGAAGTCAATTGGTAAATTATTATTATGGATGCTATGACTCATTACAATATCCATTGTTATTCTCATATGGTCAAAATGGATGGCATTGTGgtattaaaaaaattaagaaaatatatagtcattcaaatcaccaaatttACTACGAATGTGAACAGCTGCCAAGTATATTGAACATGACTTCAATTGATGGGCTACTTGATATGGAATCTGAAGTTTTATCAAAAggtaaaaggaaaagagaaacgGTTTCTTGCCGTGAATATTATTGTTACAAGATTCAAATAAGAGAGAATGAACCAAATGAAACTTTACATTCTGGAAGGGTATTTCAACAATACATTGTTGACCAATACATAAAACTTGAGACTCAAAGACTAGATTTCTTTTCCTTTAACCAAGATTTGTTCAGAACTGCAGTACTACAAGGGATTCTTGATTTGTTAAGACAGGGAGAAAGAGATGCctcaaatattgaaaaaaaaatattcttcctGTTAGTTTTATTGGAGGCCCAAGAGATATACGTCGACGATATATGGATGCTATTGCATTGGTACAACGTTATGGAAAACCCGACATATTCTTGA
- the LOC107832437 gene encoding uncharacterized protein LOC107832437, with amino-acid sequence MQTASSKLSILTTTVEAQSVPPAPRMPQSIKDALKEILDNQKKILDTQVALSKAVDSHSKTLKDLAQEHKKLRKTRASKEFVKELRADVDRLKADQMPLDLLLEDLVPATQPQQEQIQRPPKRRRMIPKADDAIIQLADPLETSSNQPQDVPVPEPVKVQAQVPVAEEQTTRNQSDMQTDRA; translated from the coding sequence atgcagactgcctcatccaagttgtccatctTGACTACCACTGTAGAGGCTCAGTCGGTTCCCCCAGCCCCACGGATGCCACAGTCGATAAAGGATGCGCTCAAGGAGATACTTGACAATCAGAAGAAGATCCTCGACACTCAGGTTGCGCTCTCAAAGGCAGTTGATTCACATAGCAAGACTCTCAAGGATCTTGCTCAGGAGCACAAAAAGTTGCGGAAGACACGGGCCTCCAAGGAGTTCGTGAAGGAGCTGCGTGCAGATGTTGACAGACTGAAGGCAGATCAGATGCCTTTAGACTTATTGCTCGAGGACCTAGTCCCAGCAACTCAGCCACAGCAGGAGCAGATACAGAGGCCTCcgaagaggaggaggatgatTCCTAAAGCTGATGATGctatcatccagttggcggacccactGGAGACTTCCTCCAATCAGCCACAAGATGTACCAGTTCCAGAGCCTGTCAAGGTCCAGGCTCAGGTCCCAGTAGCAGAGGAGCAGACCACTAGGAACCAATCTGATATGCAGACAGACAGGGCTTAG